Proteins encoded within one genomic window of Jiangella mangrovi:
- a CDS encoding HU family DNA-binding protein — protein sequence MGKKKLIDRIADGFDGNREVAQHALDSVVEGIQRSLAKGETVVVKGLGVFGRDKTEDKTKGKKKAKKRTIPTFSPADELNDVVAGVKKASTRVMESVSLVPAKAAAVAETATRSVSAAAKKAAGAVRGESESTTASAAAGGAGGAAKKAASTARKVPAKRPAAPKKAAGPARKTATTTAKKTASSATAAKKATGAAASSASSAAKKAAPAARKTAAAAGAARKTAASPARKTAATAAKKTTTARKTTPSSTTAAKKATSSATTAAKKTASSASSAAKKATPSASTAAKKATAPASTTAAKKTASSASSAAKKATAPASTAAKKATASASSAAKTTSSATTAAKKTTSTAARKTTTAAKKAAPSATAAKKTTATAAKTAAPAAGANATAAKKTTATPAKRAAATPVEPTTSAPGTTTPPSTQG from the coding sequence GTGGGGAAGAAGAAACTGATCGACCGCATTGCCGACGGGTTCGACGGCAATCGCGAGGTGGCGCAGCACGCTCTCGACTCCGTCGTCGAAGGCATCCAGCGCTCGCTGGCCAAGGGCGAGACGGTCGTGGTGAAGGGCCTCGGCGTCTTCGGCCGTGACAAGACCGAGGACAAGACCAAGGGCAAGAAGAAGGCGAAGAAGCGCACCATCCCGACGTTCAGCCCGGCCGACGAGCTGAACGACGTCGTCGCCGGCGTCAAGAAGGCGAGCACCCGCGTCATGGAGTCGGTGTCGCTGGTGCCGGCGAAGGCCGCGGCGGTGGCCGAGACGGCGACCCGCTCGGTCTCGGCGGCGGCCAAGAAGGCGGCCGGCGCGGTCCGCGGCGAGTCCGAGTCGACGACGGCGTCCGCTGCGGCCGGCGGTGCCGGTGGCGCCGCGAAGAAGGCGGCGTCGACGGCGCGCAAGGTGCCCGCCAAGCGGCCCGCGGCGCCGAAGAAGGCGGCCGGCCCGGCCCGCAAGACCGCCACCACGACGGCGAAGAAGACGGCGTCGTCCGCGACCGCCGCCAAGAAGGCGACCGGCGCCGCCGCCTCGTCCGCTTCGTCCGCGGCGAAGAAGGCCGCCCCGGCCGCGCGCAAGACCGCGGCGGCTGCCGGCGCGGCGCGCAAGACCGCGGCGAGCCCGGCCCGCAAGACCGCCGCCACGGCGGCCAAGAAGACCACGACCGCGCGCAAGACGACGCCGTCGTCGACCACGGCCGCCAAGAAGGCGACCTCGTCCGCGACGACCGCGGCGAAGAAGACTGCCTCGTCCGCGTCGAGCGCTGCGAAGAAGGCGACCCCGTCCGCATCGACGGCCGCCAAGAAGGCGACTGCGCCCGCGTCGACCACGGCCGCCAAGAAGACGGCCTCGTCCGCGTCGAGCGCTGCGAAGAAGGCGACCGCGCCCGCGTCGACGGCCGCCAAGAAGGCGACCGCGTCCGCGTCGAGCGCTGCGAAGACGACCTCGTCCGCGACGACGGCCGCCAAGAAGACGACGTCCACCGCGGCCCGGAAGACGACCACGGCGGCGAAGAAGGCGGCGCCGTCGGCGACCGCCGCCAAGAAGACGACGGCCACCGCGGCGAAGACCGCCGCCCCGGCGGCCGGCGCCAACGCGACTGCGGCGAAGAAGACGACCGCCACGCCGGCTAAGCGCGCCGCGGCCACGCCGGTCGAGCCGACCACGTCGGCGCCGGGCACCACCACGCCGCCCTCGACGCAGGGCTGA
- the leuC gene encoding 3-isopropylmalate dehydratase large subunit, which yields MGQTLAEKVWDAHVVRRAEGEPDLLYIDLHLVHEVTSPQAFDGLRLAGRPVRRPDLTLATEDHNTPTLDIDKPIADLTSRTQIETLRRNCEEFGVRIHSLGDVEQGIVHVVGPQLGLTQPGLTVVCGDSHTSTHGAFGALAFGIGTSEVEHVLATQTLPLRPFKTMAINVEGSLKPGVTAKDIILAVIAKIGTGGGQGYVLEYRGEAIRALSMEARMTICNMSIEAGARAGMIAPDETTFAYIDGRPSAPQGKEWDAALEYWRTLYTDDDAEFDVEVSIDADALEPFVTWGTNPGQGLPLSASVPDPDSFADESEKAAARRALEYMALEAGTPLRDIAVDTVFIGSCTNGRIEDLRAAAAVVKGRKKADTVRVLVVPGSAKVRLQAEQEGLDQVFTEFGAEWRHAGCSMCLGMNPDQLAPGERSASTSNRNFEGRQGKGGRTHLVSPLVAAATSVRGTLSSPADLEPVG from the coding sequence ATGGGCCAGACCCTGGCGGAGAAGGTGTGGGACGCGCATGTCGTGCGTCGAGCCGAGGGTGAGCCGGACCTCCTCTACATCGATCTTCATCTTGTCCACGAAGTGACCAGTCCGCAAGCCTTCGACGGCCTGCGGCTGGCCGGCCGCCCGGTGCGACGCCCGGATCTCACGCTGGCCACCGAGGACCACAACACCCCGACGCTCGACATCGACAAGCCGATCGCCGACCTCACCAGCCGCACGCAGATCGAGACGCTGCGTCGCAACTGCGAGGAGTTCGGCGTGCGCATCCACTCGCTGGGTGACGTCGAGCAGGGCATCGTGCACGTCGTCGGCCCGCAGCTGGGCCTGACGCAGCCGGGGCTGACGGTGGTCTGTGGCGACTCGCACACGTCGACGCACGGGGCGTTCGGCGCGCTGGCGTTCGGCATCGGCACCTCTGAGGTCGAGCACGTGCTCGCGACCCAGACGCTGCCGCTGCGGCCGTTCAAGACGATGGCGATCAATGTCGAAGGTTCGCTGAAGCCGGGCGTGACCGCGAAGGACATCATCCTCGCGGTCATCGCCAAGATCGGCACCGGCGGCGGTCAGGGCTACGTCCTCGAGTACCGCGGCGAGGCCATCCGCGCGCTGTCCATGGAAGCGCGGATGACGATCTGCAACATGTCCATCGAGGCGGGTGCCCGGGCGGGCATGATCGCGCCCGACGAGACCACCTTCGCCTACATCGACGGCCGCCCGAGCGCGCCGCAGGGCAAGGAGTGGGACGCCGCGCTGGAGTACTGGCGCACGCTCTACACCGACGACGACGCCGAGTTCGACGTCGAGGTGAGCATCGACGCCGACGCGCTCGAGCCGTTCGTCACGTGGGGCACCAACCCCGGCCAGGGGCTGCCGCTGTCCGCGTCGGTGCCCGACCCCGACAGCTTCGCCGACGAGTCCGAGAAGGCGGCCGCCCGCCGCGCGCTGGAGTACATGGCGCTCGAAGCCGGCACGCCGCTGCGCGACATCGCCGTCGACACCGTCTTCATCGGGTCGTGCACCAACGGTCGCATCGAGGACCTCCGGGCGGCTGCCGCCGTCGTCAAGGGCCGCAAGAAGGCCGACACCGTCCGCGTCCTCGTCGTGCCCGGGTCGGCCAAGGTCCGGCTGCAGGCCGAGCAGGAGGGCCTCGACCAGGTCTTCACCGAGTTCGGCGCCGAGTGGCGGCACGCGGGCTGTTCGATGTGTCTGGGCATGAACCCCGACCAGCTGGCCCCGGGCGAGCGCAGCGCGTCCACGTCGAACCGCAACTTCGAGGGTCGCCAGGGCAAGGGCGGCCGCACCCACCTGGTCAGCCCGCTCGTCGCGGCCGCCACGAGCGTGCGCGGCACGCTGTCGTCGCCCGCCGACCTCGAGCCCGTCGGCTGA
- a CDS encoding EamA family transporter, with product MPRVRPELYFVGSAVFHYLGPAFAVLLFARLEPLGVAWLRILSAGLIFAVWRRPWRAWAGATTTERRTVVVWGALLALMNACFYLAIDRLALGTVAAIEFAGPIALAALAARSGRNVAALLLATAGVGALAEVSLTGSPAGFAFAIANMVLFTGYIVVAHRVSRQERLAGIDGLAMAMLIAAVLAAPIGVADAVPAATDLALLAAAVGVGVTSSVLPYVFDQLAMRRLARGTYALMVALLPATATVIGVVVLTQIPTATEVLGVALVITAVVVHRERPAPAAPEPEPLTARE from the coding sequence ATGCCACGGGTGCGCCCGGAGCTCTACTTCGTCGGCTCGGCGGTCTTCCACTACCTCGGGCCGGCGTTCGCGGTGCTGCTGTTCGCCCGACTCGAGCCGCTGGGCGTCGCCTGGCTGCGCATCCTGTCGGCCGGGTTGATCTTCGCCGTCTGGCGCCGCCCCTGGCGCGCTTGGGCCGGCGCCACGACCACCGAACGACGCACCGTCGTCGTCTGGGGCGCCCTGCTCGCCCTCATGAACGCCTGCTTCTACCTGGCGATCGACCGCCTGGCGCTGGGCACCGTCGCCGCCATCGAGTTCGCCGGCCCCATCGCGCTCGCGGCGCTGGCCGCCCGCAGCGGCCGCAACGTCGCCGCGCTGCTCCTCGCCACTGCCGGCGTCGGCGCGCTGGCCGAGGTCAGCCTCACCGGGTCGCCGGCCGGGTTCGCCTTCGCGATCGCCAACATGGTCCTCTTCACCGGCTACATCGTGGTCGCGCATCGGGTGTCGCGGCAGGAGCGGCTGGCCGGCATCGACGGGCTCGCGATGGCGATGCTGATCGCGGCCGTGCTGGCGGCACCCATCGGCGTCGCCGACGCCGTGCCCGCCGCCACCGACCTCGCGCTCCTGGCGGCCGCCGTCGGGGTCGGTGTCACGTCGTCGGTGCTGCCCTACGTCTTCGACCAGCTCGCGATGCGCCGGCTCGCCCGCGGCACGTATGCGCTGATGGTCGCCCTGCTTCCGGCGACGGCGACCGTCATCGGCGTCGTCGTGCTCACGCAGATCCCCACCGCGACCGAGGTCCTGGGCGTCGCGCTCGTCATCACGGCCGTCGTCGTCCACCGCGAGCGACCCGCACCCGCCGCGCCGGAGCCCGAACCCCTCACCGCACGCGAGTAG
- a CDS encoding SDR family NAD(P)-dependent oxidoreductase has protein sequence MDIRDRVAVVTGGASGVGRVIALALAGRGAAVLVADVDGQRCADAVAAIERAGGRASPVVVDVCDPAAADVLVEAAARAGPVGVLVNNAGGWGGSGRRFPDAAPGEWDAVLDLNLRAPMLLTQAMLGPMRAAGGGAVVNVASSAGHELSPYRSPEYGAAKAGLIRFTAAVAGLRETHAVRVNCVVPGWIGLERAHAELAAMPPEARAKAPPLIPPEHVSAAVVDLAEDDDLSGRVLVLRGGRPPEVLAPEPFE, from the coding sequence ATGGACATTCGAGATCGGGTGGCGGTCGTCACCGGCGGCGCGTCCGGCGTCGGCCGGGTCATCGCGCTGGCGCTGGCCGGCCGCGGGGCCGCCGTGCTGGTGGCCGACGTCGACGGCCAGCGGTGTGCCGACGCGGTGGCGGCGATCGAACGGGCCGGCGGGCGCGCGTCCCCGGTCGTGGTCGACGTGTGCGATCCGGCGGCCGCGGACGTGCTGGTCGAGGCCGCGGCGCGGGCGGGTCCTGTCGGTGTGCTGGTGAACAACGCCGGCGGGTGGGGCGGGTCGGGGCGGCGATTCCCCGACGCGGCGCCGGGTGAATGGGACGCGGTGCTCGACCTCAACCTGCGCGCGCCCATGCTGCTCACCCAGGCGATGCTGGGGCCGATGCGCGCGGCCGGCGGTGGCGCGGTGGTCAACGTGGCGTCGAGCGCGGGACACGAGCTGTCGCCCTACCGGTCCCCGGAGTACGGGGCCGCGAAGGCCGGGCTGATCCGCTTCACCGCCGCGGTCGCCGGGCTGCGCGAGACCCACGCGGTCCGGGTCAACTGCGTCGTGCCGGGCTGGATCGGTCTCGAGCGCGCCCACGCCGAACTGGCCGCCATGCCGCCCGAGGCGCGTGCCAAGGCCCCACCGCTCATCCCGCCCGAACACGTCTCGGCCGCCGTCGTCGACCTCGCCGAGGACGACGACCTGTCCGGGCGCGTCCTCGTCCTGCGCGGCGGCCGCCCGCCCGAGGTGCTCGCCCCCGAACCCTTCGAGTAA
- a CDS encoding IclR family transcriptional regulator has protein sequence MDNSSGVGVLDKAALVLSALEAGPATLANLVASTGLARPTAHRLAVALEHHRLVSRDLHGRFVLGPRLGELATAAGEDRLLAAAGPVLARLREATQESTQLFRRQGDQRICVAAAERPSGLRDTIPVGATVTMLAGSAAQVLLAWEEPERMHRGLQGARFTATMLAAVRRRGWAQSVGEREPGVASVSAPIRSSSGRVVAAVSVSGPIERLTRQPGRVHAPAVLAAAEHLTGVLRSAEDG, from the coding sequence ATGGACAACTCTAGCGGAGTCGGCGTTCTAGACAAGGCGGCATTGGTCCTGTCCGCCCTCGAGGCAGGCCCGGCCACCCTCGCCAACCTCGTGGCCTCGACGGGTCTGGCCCGTCCGACGGCCCACCGGCTCGCCGTCGCGCTGGAGCACCACCGGCTCGTCTCCCGCGACCTGCACGGTCGTTTCGTCCTCGGTCCACGGCTCGGTGAACTGGCCACGGCGGCCGGCGAGGACCGGCTGCTGGCCGCCGCCGGACCCGTCCTGGCCCGCCTGCGCGAGGCCACCCAGGAGAGCACGCAGCTCTTCCGCCGCCAGGGCGACCAGCGCATCTGCGTCGCCGCCGCCGAGCGGCCCAGCGGCCTGCGCGACACCATCCCCGTCGGCGCCACCGTCACCATGCTCGCCGGCTCCGCCGCCCAGGTCCTGCTGGCGTGGGAGGAGCCCGAGCGCATGCACCGCGGCCTGCAGGGCGCGCGCTTCACGGCGACCATGCTGGCCGCCGTCCGCCGCCGCGGCTGGGCCCAGAGCGTCGGCGAGCGCGAGCCCGGCGTCGCCTCGGTGTCCGCGCCGATCCGCTCGTCGTCCGGTCGCGTGGTCGCCGCCGTGTCGGTCTCCGGGCCGATCGAGCGGCTGACGCGACAGCCCGGGCGCGTGCACGCTCCCGCCGTCCTCGCCGCCGCCGAACACCTCACCGGCGTCCTGCGCAGCGCCGAGGACGGCTGA
- a CDS encoding sensor histidine kinase, with amino-acid sequence MPDRSWRLVVTGAVVAGAVIVGATRPWTVPLGCALVVAVVVPLWWPRSRAWLAWGAAGAGVVSLAATAAHVAGPWPGSPPFGMVELLALSGLVGACARWAPGRSAVPAAVLAGLGGATSLLRATDAGAPDDLTALEAVYAVSFWALAPIVAAGAGLFLRYQHDRRARAVAAARRAQRLELARDLHDYVAHDVSEMIAQAQAAGTIAPAGTPAGDALRRIEAAGLRAMASMDRTVRVLSTDDEIGSGSGSGGSGGSGGGSGSGVVRPQPGLADLPALVERFAASGPAQVRLDSDDDLMALVPREVGGTAHRVIVEALTNVRRHAPGAAVEVRLRRCGDELEVSVLDDGGSADPVAVGSGPGLGRSGGLGLPGLAERVGALGGSLRAGPDGAGWRLVARLPLTGPAGTGGAS; translated from the coding sequence ATGCCGGACCGGTCGTGGCGCCTCGTGGTCACGGGCGCCGTCGTGGCCGGTGCCGTGATCGTGGGCGCGACGCGGCCGTGGACGGTGCCGCTGGGGTGCGCCCTGGTGGTCGCGGTCGTCGTGCCGCTCTGGTGGCCGCGGTCGCGAGCCTGGCTGGCGTGGGGCGCCGCGGGCGCCGGTGTCGTCTCGCTGGCCGCGACGGCCGCCCATGTGGCCGGGCCGTGGCCGGGCTCGCCGCCCTTTGGGATGGTCGAACTGCTCGCGTTGTCGGGGCTGGTCGGCGCGTGTGCGCGGTGGGCGCCGGGCCGGTCGGCGGTGCCGGCCGCCGTGCTGGCGGGACTGGGCGGCGCGACCAGTCTGCTGCGGGCGACCGACGCAGGCGCGCCCGACGACCTGACGGCGCTCGAGGCGGTCTACGCGGTGTCGTTCTGGGCGCTGGCGCCGATCGTCGCGGCGGGCGCCGGGCTGTTCCTGCGCTACCAGCACGACCGCCGGGCCCGCGCCGTCGCCGCCGCTCGCCGGGCGCAGCGGCTCGAGCTCGCCCGCGACCTGCACGACTACGTCGCCCACGACGTTAGCGAGATGATCGCCCAGGCTCAGGCCGCGGGCACGATCGCGCCCGCAGGCACCCCCGCGGGCGACGCGCTGCGCCGCATCGAGGCGGCCGGCCTGCGCGCCATGGCCTCGATGGACCGGACGGTGCGCGTGTTGAGCACCGACGACGAGATTGGTTCTGGCAGCGGCTCGGGTGGCTCCGGCGGCTCGGGTGGCGGCTCCGGGAGCGGGGTCGTGCGCCCGCAGCCCGGGCTCGCCGACCTGCCCGCGCTGGTCGAGCGGTTCGCCGCCTCCGGGCCCGCCCAGGTGCGACTGGACTCCGACGACGACCTGATGGCGCTGGTCCCCCGCGAGGTCGGCGGCACGGCGCACCGGGTGATCGTCGAGGCGCTCACCAACGTCCGGCGGCACGCCCCTGGCGCCGCCGTCGAGGTGCGGTTGCGGCGGTGCGGCGACGAACTCGAGGTCTCGGTGCTCGACGACGGCGGCAGCGCGGATCCCGTGGCGGTGGGCTCGGGGCCGGGCCTGGGCCGGTCGGGCGGGCTCGGGCTGCCCGGCCTGGCCGAGCGGGTGGGCGCGCTGGGCGGGAGTCTGCGCGCGGGTCCCGACGGCGCGGGCTGGCGGCTGGTGGCGCGGTTGCCCCTGACCGGACCGGCGGGCACCGGAGGCGCATCGTGA
- a CDS encoding ABATE domain-containing protein yields the protein MAEAVALDPGAYGGTYKLIGGAAALDFANLVSYRDTDREHDWLAPPSNLGLWVAAAGLDVGGPGSSGEVREARELRELLARVFLAVADGVAPAAADLARIGSLADGRSGGRRLEWDADAAVARWVAPPPSLPVALGSDAAALLTSAELLRRVTACDECRWVFLDSTRNRSRRWCDPADCGNRSRQRRHYQRHRTAG from the coding sequence GTGGCGGAGGCGGTCGCGCTGGATCCGGGCGCGTACGGCGGGACGTACAAGCTCATCGGCGGTGCGGCCGCGCTCGACTTCGCCAACCTCGTCAGCTATCGCGACACCGATCGCGAGCACGACTGGCTGGCGCCGCCGTCGAACCTGGGGCTGTGGGTCGCGGCCGCGGGCCTGGATGTCGGTGGACCGGGATCGTCGGGGGAGGTTCGTGAGGCTCGTGAGCTGCGGGAACTGCTCGCGCGGGTGTTCCTGGCGGTCGCCGACGGTGTCGCGCCGGCCGCCGCCGATCTCGCCCGGATCGGGTCGCTGGCGGACGGGAGGAGCGGCGGGCGGCGGCTGGAGTGGGACGCCGATGCTGCCGTGGCGCGCTGGGTCGCCCCGCCGCCGTCGTTGCCGGTGGCGCTGGGGTCGGATGCGGCGGCACTGCTCACGTCGGCGGAGCTGCTGCGGCGCGTGACGGCGTGCGACGAGTGCCGCTGGGTCTTCCTCGACTCCACCCGCAACCGCAGCCGCCGCTGGTGCGATCCCGCCGACTGCGGCAACCGCTCGCGGCAGCGCCGCCACTACCAGCGACACCGCACCGCCGGCTGA
- the leuD gene encoding 3-isopropylmalate dehydratase small subunit, with protein sequence MEKFIRHTGVGVPLRRSNVDTDQIIPAVYLKRVTRTGFEDGLFAAWRGDETFVLNNPAFASGSVLVAGPDFGTGSSREHAVWALKDYGFKAVLSSRFADIFRGNSGKQGLLTGQLSQDDIELIWKALENAPGTEVTVDLEQRVVTCGDIVAPLQVDDYTRWRLMEGLDDIGLTMRHTDAIDDFEAARPSHKPRTLV encoded by the coding sequence ATGGAGAAGTTCATCCGGCACACCGGCGTCGGTGTCCCGCTGCGGCGCAGCAACGTCGACACCGACCAGATCATCCCGGCGGTGTACCTCAAGCGGGTCACGCGCACCGGCTTCGAGGACGGGCTGTTCGCGGCCTGGCGCGGCGACGAGACGTTCGTGCTCAACAACCCGGCGTTCGCGTCCGGTTCGGTGCTCGTCGCCGGGCCCGACTTCGGCACCGGCTCGTCGCGCGAGCACGCCGTCTGGGCGCTCAAGGACTACGGCTTCAAGGCCGTGCTGTCGTCGCGGTTCGCCGACATCTTCCGGGGCAACTCGGGCAAGCAGGGTCTGCTCACCGGCCAGCTGAGCCAGGACGACATCGAGCTCATCTGGAAGGCGCTCGAGAACGCTCCCGGCACCGAGGTGACGGTCGACCTCGAGCAGCGTGTCGTGACGTGCGGCGACATCGTCGCGCCCTTGCAGGTCGACGACTACACGCGGTGGCGGCTCATGGAGGGCCTCGACGACATCGGCCTGACGATGCGTCACACCGACGCGATCGACGACTTCGAGGCGGCCCGTCCGTCGCACAAGCCGCGCACTCTGGTCTGA
- a CDS encoding response regulator codes for MSTRVLIADDQEAIRSAFRMVVDAQPDMHVVAEAADGDQALRLARELRPDVVLADIRMPGIDGLELTRRLAGPGVPDPLRVVVVTTFDLDTYVHAALAGGACGFLLKRSGPTLLVEAVRAAVAGDTLISPQVTVRLLRHLRRPTPSAVADDVLTDREREVARLVARGLSNAEIAAELFISAGTAKNHLANIQQKLGVRNRVAVAGWAWASGLVTADGDT; via the coding sequence GTGAGCACCCGCGTTCTCATCGCCGACGACCAGGAGGCGATCCGCAGCGCGTTCCGGATGGTCGTCGACGCGCAGCCGGACATGCACGTGGTCGCCGAGGCGGCCGACGGCGACCAGGCGCTGCGGCTCGCCCGCGAGCTCCGGCCGGACGTCGTGCTGGCCGACATCCGGATGCCCGGGATCGACGGGCTGGAGCTGACCCGGCGGCTGGCCGGCCCGGGAGTCCCCGATCCGCTGCGGGTCGTCGTCGTGACGACCTTCGACCTCGACACCTACGTGCACGCGGCGCTGGCGGGCGGCGCGTGCGGGTTCCTGCTCAAGCGGTCCGGGCCGACGCTGCTGGTCGAGGCGGTCCGTGCCGCGGTGGCCGGCGACACCCTGATCAGCCCGCAGGTGACGGTGCGGCTGCTGCGCCACCTGCGCCGCCCCACGCCCAGCGCCGTCGCCGACGACGTGCTCACCGACCGCGAACGCGAGGTCGCCCGGCTGGTGGCGCGCGGCCTCAGCAACGCCGAGATCGCCGCCGAGCTGTTCATCAGCGCCGGCACCGCCAAGAACCACCTGGCGAACATCCAGCAGAAACTCGGCGTCCGCAACCGCGTCGCCGTCGCCGGATGGGCCTGGGCGAGCGGGCTCGTCACCGCCGACGGCGACACCTGA
- a CDS encoding Cmx/CmrA family chloramphenicol efflux MFS transporter — protein MPAVVYLLALAVFAQGTSEFMLAGLVPQIAAGLSVSVPAAGSLTSAYAVGMVVGAPAMALLSRRWSPRAALLAFLTAFLLAHVVAATTGSYAVLVGTRIVAALANAGFLAVALSTTAAIAGPRATGRATSVLLGGVTVACIAGVPGGALLGQSWGWRAPFWAVALACVPALLAIVRAVPRATADHRSTEPTASARAELAVLRRPRLRLVLLLGALVNGATFGAFTYLAPVVTDVAGLGKGWVPPVLALFGLGAFAGVTAGGRLADRPGLRRTLGLLTTALLAGWVLLALLAHVAAVVVAGAGVQGTLSFAVGSALIARSLAAAGDRAPRLAGAYATAAMNMGAAAGPWLAGAAIAAGAGYRSPLWVSAALVAAAAVVTLSSLILEKARNRSDIPGGDSAVTPRSTRG, from the coding sequence ATGCCTGCTGTCGTCTACCTGCTCGCCCTGGCCGTGTTCGCCCAGGGCACCTCCGAGTTCATGCTCGCCGGCCTGGTGCCGCAGATCGCCGCCGGGTTGTCCGTGTCGGTCCCGGCCGCCGGGTCGCTGACCTCTGCCTACGCCGTCGGCATGGTCGTCGGCGCGCCCGCGATGGCGCTGCTGAGCCGCCGATGGTCGCCGCGCGCCGCCCTCCTGGCGTTCCTGACGGCGTTCCTGCTCGCCCACGTCGTCGCGGCCACCACCGGCAGCTACGCCGTCCTCGTCGGCACCCGGATCGTCGCGGCGCTCGCGAACGCCGGCTTCCTCGCCGTCGCTCTGTCGACGACTGCGGCGATCGCCGGCCCGCGCGCTACCGGCCGGGCGACGTCGGTGCTGCTCGGCGGGGTGACCGTCGCCTGCATCGCCGGCGTTCCGGGCGGCGCGCTGCTCGGCCAGTCGTGGGGCTGGCGGGCGCCGTTCTGGGCGGTCGCGCTCGCCTGCGTCCCGGCGCTGCTCGCCATCGTGCGCGCCGTCCCGCGGGCGACCGCCGACCACCGATCCACGGAGCCGACGGCGTCGGCTCGCGCCGAGCTCGCGGTGCTGCGCCGGCCCCGGCTGCGGCTCGTGCTGCTGCTCGGCGCACTGGTCAACGGCGCGACGTTCGGGGCGTTCACCTACCTCGCGCCCGTGGTCACCGACGTCGCGGGGCTGGGGAAGGGATGGGTGCCGCCGGTGCTCGCGCTGTTCGGGCTGGGCGCCTTCGCCGGCGTGACGGCGGGCGGGCGGCTCGCCGACCGGCCGGGCCTGCGCCGCACGCTGGGCCTGCTGACGACGGCGCTCCTGGCCGGCTGGGTGCTGCTCGCCCTGCTGGCGCACGTCGCCGCCGTCGTCGTCGCCGGGGCAGGGGTGCAGGGGACGCTCTCGTTCGCCGTCGGGTCGGCGTTGATCGCCCGCTCCCTCGCGGCCGCGGGCGACCGGGCGCCGCGGCTGGCCGGCGCCTACGCGACCGCCGCGATGAACATGGGCGCCGCCGCCGGGCCCTGGCTCGCCGGAGCGGCGATCGCCGCCGGAGCCGGGTACCGCTCGCCGCTCTGGGTGAGTGCGGCCCTGGTCGCCGCTGCCGCCGTCGTCACCCTTTCGTCGTTGATCTTGGAGAAAGCGCGGAATCGATCGGACATTCCGGGCGGTGACTCTGCCGTTACTCCAAGATCAACGAGAGGGTGA